In a single window of the Tigriopus californicus strain San Diego chromosome 2, Tcal_SD_v2.1, whole genome shotgun sequence genome:
- the LOC131876865 gene encoding jmjC domain-containing histone demethylation protein 1-like codes for MSTGKRRGRGSRVGVTGRGVAGGADGDRALRQKNNDRRHAYLDGLDSDSDEEVLKQTFNVLEKLESPRFAAYFVKELAGDELQLSYFQRSGFATPILVKRKVGLGMTMPEADSFTVTDVKNAVGARRVLDVMDCTTQRNSEITMKDFEEYFNNPNRDSRKLNVISLEFSFTKLEPFVIAPKVVRQIDWTDNVWPRHLKEQQTEGTNDLREMKYPKVQKYCLMSVAGCYTDFHIDFGGTSVWYHIVKGKKVFWIIPPTETNLKIYEQWTLSGKQSNVFFGDLVEKCGKVVLETGNTFFIPSGWIHAVYTPEDSLVFGGNFLHSFAIEKQIRVAQIEEITKVPQKFRFPFFTELQWYALDKYCYHLVGRTHLDFDPDVKTRLLGSKDERQMFKKNLQHIHLTPHEIFGMKAIVMYLHALAVSKKSVPVLLDQPVNLIRDIRVIVNEHKSDDPQLSISGKPVFYWPGIKYDPGYSRIKPVAKSSNSRKEKTKDVFIIKKEKGKKDRVPCKICQACISPDCGMCSYCSDMPRFGGPGRMRHPCQMRQCLQPLLINSVVCNICGLDGWYAETNMRLIDRPAGTCALMECNLCNEVTHPTCVTDVGVEGYIKMELPNSWECPKCVKAGLATKLEPKVEEPNQPSPAKLMKTESGDASPIKKAMAYGADTNFSGYQLFSVQGRSDQPKHELRQKLSEQIVSASTHPHKEPPFVIRPPPMQISAEEIYTRRQDGDQLVDLKLERGVMLKVFQKLTTVDLSQCASVCRDWNKILQDPSLWSMVKLSQMKITSHLLSLIVQRQPKSLILDWSIVGKQHLTWLLPRIPQTKIMSLRGLDYSSSVIALNTVNCPMLQELDLSFVTNFNDVALYKLLSAPKDSRPGLLDKKSRQKLLTKLTLDGTEISDVGLRYVTQFLSHLQELRIANCWKITDAGLAQLSMSDAKTAENLRSLDISHSKSISNAGLQHLSRCQNLTKIHCTGTGITTEGMRKFIEQSPERLKISGGSLIEPKCGRRSQ; via the exons CAGTTGAGTTACTTCCAACGCTCGGGCTTTGCCACGCCCATCCTGGTCAAACGAAAGGTGGGCTTGGGCATGACCATGCCCGAGGCCGACAGTTTCACGGTGACGGATGTCAAGAACGCAGTGGGGGCCCGACGGGTCTTGGATGTGATGGATTGTACCACGCAACGGAACTCTGAGATCACCATGAAAGACTTTGAGGAGTACTTCAACAACCCGAATCGAGATTCGCGCAAACTCAATGTCATTAGCCTCGAGTTCTCGTTCACCAAGTTGGAGCCGTTTGTCATCGCACCCAAAGTGGTACGGCAAATCGATTGGACCGACAATGTCTGGCCGCGACATCTCAAGGAGCAACAGACTGAG GGCACCAATGACCTTCGCGAGATGAAGTATCCCAAAGTACAAAAGTATTGCCTAATGTCCGTGGCGGGGTGCTACACGGATTTCCACATCGACTTTGGCGGCACGTCCGTTTGGTATCACATCgtcaaaggcaaaaaagtgttttggaTCATTCCGCCCACCGAAACCAATCTCAAGATCTACGAGCAATGGACTTTATCTGGCAAGCAAAGCAACGTCTTCTTCGGCGATTTGGTAGAAAAATGTGGTAAAGTCGTCTTGGAGACCGGAAACACTTTCTTCATTCCCTCCGGTTGGATCCATGCTGTGTACACGCCCGAGGATTCCCTCGTATTTGGCGGTAATTTCCTACATTCTTTTGCCATCGAGAAGCAAATTCGGGTggctcaaattgaagagaTCACAAAGGTGCCGCAAAAATTCCGATTTCCCTTCTTCACGGAATTGCAATG GTACGCTCTGgacaaatattgttatcatttGGTGGGCCGAACCCACCTCGATTTTGACCCGGATGTCAAAACCCGGCTCCTAGGTTCCAAAGACGAGCggcaaatgttcaaaaagaatcTGCAGCATATTCACCTCACGCCCCACGAAATCTTTGGGATGAAAGCCATTGTCATGTACCTTCACGCGCTGGCCGTGTCGAAAAAGAGCGTGCCCGTTCTGCTGGACCAGCCTGTCAATCTGATCCGTGATATACGCGTTATAGTCAACGAACACAAGAGCGACGATCCCCAGCTTTCCATCTCGGGCAAGCCGGTTTTCTATTGGCCCGGAATCAAGTACGACCCCGGATACTCTCGTATCAAGCCTGTGGCGAAGTCCAGCAACTCCCGGAAGGAGAAGACCAAAGACGTGTTTATTattaagaaagaaaaaggcaaaaaggaTCGAGTGCCGTGTAAGATCTGCCAGGCTTGCATCAGTCCGGATTGCGGCATGTGCAGTTACTGCTCGGACATGCCTCGCTTTGGTGGGCCTGGGCGAATGCGACATCCATGTCAAATGCGCCAGTGTCTGCAACCCTTGCTCATTAACTCCGTGGTCTGCAATATTTGTGGCTTGGATGGTTGGTATGCAGAGACGAATATGAGGCTAATAGA TCGACCTGCAGGCACTTGTGCCTTGATGGAGTGCAATCTTTGCAATGAAGTGACCCATCCCACTTGTGTGACCGATGTGGGCGTCGAAGGCTACATCAAAATGGAGCTGCCAAACTCTTGGGAATGCCCCAAGTGCGTGAAAGCGGGTCTAGCAACCAAGCTAGAGCCGAAAGTAGAAGAGCCCAATCAGCCGTCACCGGCCAAGCTCATGAAAACTGAAAGTGGGGATGCCTCGCCCATCAAGAAAGCCATGGCCTATGGTGCGGACACGAATTTCAGTGGCTATCAGTTGTTTTCAGTGCAGGGTCGTTCGGATCAGCCCAAGCACGAGTTGCGACAAAAACTGTCGGAGCAGATCGTATCCGCTTCTACTCATCCTCACAAAGAGCCGCCTTTTGTCATTCGCCCTCCTCCCATGCAAATCTCCGCTGAAGAGATCTACACGCGTCGGCAAGACGGGGATCAACTCGTCGACCTCAAATTGGAACGCGGTGTCATGCTCAAAGTGTTTCAAAAACTCACTACCGTCGATTTGAGTCAATGTGCCTCCGTGTGTCGtgattggaacaaaatccTCCAAGATCCTAGCCTCTGGTCGATGGTGAAGCTCTCCCAAATGAAGATCACCTCTCACTTGCTCTCGCTCATTGTTCAACGGCAGCCCAAGTCCTTGATACTGGACTGGAGTATCGTGGGCAAGCAACACCTGACCTGGCTCCTGCCTCGTATCCCTCAGACCAAGATCATGTCCCTCAGAGGCCTTGATTACAGTTCCTCGGTCATTGCTCTCAACACTGTTAACTGCCCCATGCTCCAAGAACTCGACCTGAGTTTTGTCACCAACTTCAATGATGTGGCCTTGTACAAACTGCTCTCAGCGCCCAAGGACTCTCGCCCAG GTTTGTTGGACAAGAAATCCCGTCAGAAGCTCCTAACAAAGCTGACCTTAGATGGCACGGAGATCTCAGATGTTGGCTTACGATATGTCACTCAATTCCTTAGCCATCTCCAAGAATTGCGGATAGCAAACTGTTGGAAAATTACGGACGCAGGTTTGGCTCAATTAAGCATGAGTGACGCCAAGACCGCCGAAAACCTTCGATCCTTGGACATATCCCACTCCAAATCGATCTCGAATGCGGGCCTACAACACTTGAGTCGCTGTCAAAACCTGACCAAGATTCATTGCACGGGAACTGGGATCACCACGGAAGGGATGAGGAAGTTCATTGAACAGAGCCCGGAGAGGCTAAAAATCTCTGGGGGATCGTTAATTGAGCCGAAATGTGGCCGGAGATCACAATGA
- the LOC131876866 gene encoding poly(rC)-binding protein 2-like, with translation MMAAQVGGFNGSAANAPSLYNQPPPPSQMGSAAPMPATGAGHLAGYSMAAGGANAQLGTGVAPTGGSSRNNGDASAPAIYPITLKVMLSRDEASYLFGFDGVLLGQLRQQTGAHISLTDPQSFEHVLAIGGSIDVILKAFSLVCRKLWDFLMSIIGPNMSKPLIIRLAVPASQCGTIIGKQGAKVKELRELSGAYIQVSQESLPDSTERVVEISGTGESCVQCTYHICSLLQEAPVRGEVVPYIPSLQAGGASGLPDAFRSGSETWRPVILCGPRAYLIDGDVARPCPPEILRHALDNGRVNETYASGPAHSGVDRDPTGRRPAYMNPDVLLQAITNAPHNQTQTSEEMAIPAPYLSSIIGPDGQKRAEIRQMSGAQIHVEDPGFLKQSGADQTVTISGTKESITLAKFLIQSTIDMLTKEQPNLPSGGQPVSNMGRLGSNPAQVLPPVPPAFHGPSSQQSPMFGGDYAGYPEDRSIQSSQYSAKNVPRDPRDLRDPRRPSMDRDYEGHNSSSSSGHHHHPSRGAHSYRNGGSGVGFRGGRRR, from the coding sequence ATGATGGCGGCCCAGGTGGGTGGGTTCAACGGGAGTGCTGCCAATGCCCCGTCCTTGTACAATCAGCCCCCACCTCCGTCTCAAATGGGTTCGGCCGCACCCATGCCTGCCACCGGGGCGGGCCATTTGGCCGGCTACTCGATGGCGGCCGGAGGTGCCAATGCCCAATTAGGGACGGGGGTTGCCCCCACGGGGGGGTCGAGCCGTAATAACGGGGACGCGTCCGCGCCGGCTATTTACCCCATTACGCTGAAAGTGATGTTGAGCCGCGACGAGGCCTCGTATCTGTTCGGGTTTGACGGTGTGCTTCTGGGTCAGTTGCGGCAACAAACCGGGGCCCACATCAGTCTGACGGATCCGCAGAGCTTCGAACATGTTTTGGCCATCGGTGGATCCATCGACGTCATCCTGAAGGCCTTCAGCTTGGTTTGCCGCAAACTCTGGGACTTCCTCATGAGCATCATTGGACCCAATATGTCCAAGCCACTCATCATTCGATTGGCCGTACCCGCTTCTCAGTGCGGCACCATCATCGGCAAGCAAGGAGCCAAAGTCAAGGAGCTGCGCGAACTCTCGGGCGCGTACATTCAGGTCTCGCAAGAGAGCTTACCCGACTCGACCGAGCGCGTGGTCGAGATCTCGGGCACGGGCGAGTCCTGCGTCCAGTGCACTTATCACATTTGTTCCTTGCTCCAAGAGGCGCCGGTGCGGGGCGAAGTTGTACCCTATATTCCCTCGCTGCAAGCCGGCGGTGCATCGGGCCTGCCCGACGCCTTTCGTTCGGGCTCCGAAACCTGGCGACCTGTGATATTGTGCGGCCCACGCGCCTATTTGATCGATGGCGACGTGGCCCGGCCCTGTCCCCCCGAAATCCTCCGCCACGCTCTAGACAATGGACGCGTGAATGAGACGTACGCTTCCGGACCCGCCCATTCGGGCGTGGATCGAGATCCCACGGGTCGTCGTCCCGCCTATATGAACCCGGATGTGCTGCTGCAAGCCATCACCAATGCCCCCCATAACCAGACTCAGACTTCCGAAGAGATGGCCATACCGGCCCCCTATTTGAGCTCCATCATAGGCCCGGATGGTCAGAAGCGGGCCGAAATTCGTCAGATGAGCGGTGCCCAAATACATGTCGAGGACCCCGGATTTTTGAAGCAGAGCGGGGCCGATCAGACGGTTACCATATCGGGTACTAAGGAGTCCATTACGTTGGCCAAGTTCCTCATTCAATCCACGATTGACATGTTGACCAAAGAGCAACCCAATCTGCCCAGCGGGGGCCAGCCCGTGTCCAATATGGGACGTCTGGGCTCCAATCCTGCGCAGGTTTTGCCTCCCGTACCTCCGGCTTTCCACGGGCCCTCATCTCAACAATCACCCATGTTTGGGGGCGATTATGCGGGCTACCCGGAGGATCGTTCGATTCAATCCTCTCAATATTCTGCCAAGAACGTGCCTCGAGACCCGCGCGACCTACGTGATCCTCGCAGACCATCCATGGATCGCGACTACGAAGGCCACAActcatcttcttcctctggccatcaccatcatccatCACGTGGTGCCCATTCCTATCGGAATGGTGGCAGCGGAGTAGGATTTCGAGGCGGTCGTCGGAGATGA
- the LOC131876867 gene encoding reticulocalbin-2-like codes for MDLRACRRGPSGLAWSAWSTWLIWLTLGGSIQAGVPQKHAGHNHARGGQAERTADGAFASLNTGEAPTHENAFDHEAILGSHAEAETFDQLSPAEAQRRLRILLDKMDRNHDERIEKPELFAWILRSFKSLSQEESSERFKDADLDADGEVTWAEYIKEEFEIDDDEEGQAEMKSIQTDPDRLDELQMMEEDRILFQAADKNGDNKLTPPEFLSFSHPEDDPSMHQVVLQQVLHDKDRNRDGRIDFQEYIGERGQDQSKEWIISEKDRFDNELDKDKDGTLSAEEIKAWMIPSNNDIAHDEVSHLFAGADDDVDGMLTFDEILTHHDIFVGSEATDYGEHLNNLHKFEDEL; via the coding sequence ATGGATTTGAGGGCGTGCCGTCGAGGCCCATCGGGGCTGGCCTGGTCCGCCTGGTCCACCTGGTTGATATGGCTGACTTTGGGCGGCTCGATTCAAGCTGGAGTGCCCCAGAAGCACGCCGGGCACAATCACGCCCGTGGCGGACAGGCCGAGCGTACGGCCGACGGGGCCTTTGCGTCGCTGAACACGGGCGAAGCACCCACCCACGAGAATGCATTCGATCATGAGGCCATCCTAGGATCGCACGCCGAGGCCGAAACCTTCGATCAGCTTTCACCCGCCGAGGCTCAACGCCGTCTGCGGATTCTCTTGGACAAAATGGATCGGAATCACGATGAGCGCATCGAGAAACCCGAGCTATTTGCCTGGATCCTCCGATCTTTCAAAAGTCTTAGTCAGGAGGAGTCCTCGGAACGCTTCAAGGACGCGGATTTGGACGCCGACGGCGAAGTCACATGGGCCGAGTATATCAAAGAGGAGTTTGAGAtcgacgatgatgaagaaggcCAAGCCGAGATGAAGAGCATTCAGACGGACCCGGATCGTCTGGACGAGCTCCAGATGATGGAAGAGGACCGGATCCTGTTCCAGGCCGCCGACAAGAACGGCGACAACAAGTTGACCCCCCCCGAATTCCTCTCATTCAGCCATCCCGAGGATGACCCGAGCATGCATCAGGTGGTGCTTCAGCAAGTGCTTCATGACAAGGATCGGAACCGAGATGGTCGGATTGACTTCCAGGAATACATCGGCGAGCGCGGACAGGATCAATCCAAAGAGTGGATCATCAGCGAGAAAGATCGATTCGACAATGAGCTCGACAAAGACAAGGATGGCACGCTGAGTGCCGAGGAGATCAAAGCCTGGATGATCCCCAGCAACAACGACATTGCCCACGACGAGGTGAGCCACTTGTTTGCGGGGGCCGACGATGACGTGGACGGGATGCTCACATTCGACGAGATCCTGACCCACCACGATATTTTCGTGGGGTCCGAAGCCACCGACTACGGAGAGCATTTGAATAATCTCCATAAATTCGAGGACGAGCTTTGA
- the LOC131876868 gene encoding large ribosomal subunit protein uL24m-like → MRLLPMHWARRGAGDGLDSGFMTWSKVYANLPERYMMRKAYKLKYKPPVAHPAFKQAIETSRIPEFTMDRPWSAAYWEQHEPHAPVQNNYVEPILDEDWMWFKGDRVQILVGPDKGKQGYINYVVQEKNWVCVEGLNCKYEMMGESRNFPGMMIMREKPLVVTTDIQLVDPSDETPAQVEWRFSEDGERVRTSTRTGHILPIPSAAFETQDYKTPVGYRENQRTDTPASLVQEITFEPKLCTFEMDIMESEGIVETRNPPRTYWY, encoded by the coding sequence ATGCGGTTGCTGCCCATGCATTGGGCCCGCCGTGGCGCTGGCGACGGACTCGACTCCGGGTTCATGACCTGGAGCAAGGTGTACGCCAATCTACCCGAGCGATACATGATGCGCAAGGCCTACAAGCTCAAGTACAAGCCGCCCGTGGCCCATCCGGCCTTCAAGCAGGCCATCGAGACGTCCCGGATCCCGGAGTTCACCATGGACCGACCTTGGTCGGCGGCCTATTGGGAGCAGCACGAGCCCCACGCCCCTGTCCAGAACAACTACGTGGAGCCCATCTTGGACGAAGACTGGATGTGGTTCAAGGGGGATCGAGTCCAGATTTTGGTGGGCCCCGACAAGGGCAAGCAAGGCTACATCAACTACGTGGTCCAGGAGAAGAACTGGGTGTGCGTGGAAGGGCTCAATTGCAAGTACGAGATGATGGGTGAGAGCCGGAATTTCCCCGGCATGATGATCATGCGCGAAAAGCCGCTCGTGGTCACCACCGACATCCAACTCGTCGACCCGTCGGATGAGACGCCGGCCCAAGTGGAATGGCGTTTCAGCGAAGACGGTGAGCGGGTGCGTACTTCCACCCGCACGGGTCACATCCTTCCCATCCCTTCGGCCGCTTTCGAGACGCAGGACTACAAGACGCCGGTGGGATATCGGGAAAACCAGCGCACCGACACGCCGGCCAGCTTGGTGCAGGAAATCACCTTTGAGCCCAAGCTATGCACGTTTGAGATGGATATCATGGAGTCTGAGGGGATCGTGGAGACCCGCAACCCGCCCAGAACCTACTGGTATTAA
- the LOC131876869 gene encoding ATP-binding cassette sub-family C member 10-like: MMAGAFNHTPAPGGGPIGAIGVWVGLTSVNQTALCGHQGWHFWDPVHQSLGACFTRLVFICPMHLLLAVFSAYYVGYRVRNLGGRASRLARLCLWARVVAALALALTPFVGYVLLWGVDGDPLAQTGWSQIVQTALKTLAWLAHLLYTLALFNRIGWSVRGHRSLLLIFSLCAMVDLIQYHSLFTAYPPGQSRQSNVIFSSALIELIGLIVYFVSLLPGPWAQDPTQPMLLPADELEDPQYRHVRHAQYLGVAKEHTHWLSRVSLQWVHPLIRKGQRGQLRTAEDVFNVPIDMSTPVSSQRFQMTLNELKSPHGEVGLFRALFKSFALRFFTIGILKFVADCAGFASPILLNRLVSFMEDADEDIRWGYLYAGGLTVSTFVVAMCNTHFNMFMSELGLKIRASIITAVYQHTLNVTSANLSRFSMGEVINFMSTDTDRIVNFSPSLHAAWSLPFQFTITMVLLYQQVGLASLAGVGFTLLMIPLNKVIADTIGRLSTKMMTAKDQRVKTMSEVLSGIRVIKFFTWEGFFTGRVTDHRKDELKHLKGRKYLDAVCVYLWATTPVIISVLTFTTYVLMGNRLTAAKVFTSVALFAMLTGPLNAFPWVLNGVIEATVSIKRISAYLGLPEIDRNAYFSAATDEVEEELISETDVSITRADFDISTISTSEFNFKLKGMDLRVNKGEFVGIVGRVGSGKSTLLTALLGELSRTRGSIFVRDAREGIAYVQQEPWLQQGTVRENILFGKSFDLKWYQKVVDACALKEDFKQLASGDDTNVGEAGVMLSGGQKARVALARAVYQDKDIYVVDDIFSAVDVPVGSHIYRKCLMGLLKNKTRILCTHHPRFLAGASRAILMENGEITDEGSPKDILTKVDFDKEHTAAGSERRERKETEKDDNPEAHNVAGSDQIDDETQIVGHVKLAIYKNYWRAVGNFLSITILLAMALMQASRNSTDIWLAQWVSEDSNQNGTQIPLWADSGLFSPVLEGASDETYHLVVYGSIAVFNTFMSLARAFLFAYGGICAAKAVHEKLLNVIMRARTQFFDSTPLGRILNRFSSDLYTVDDSLPFILNIFLDQVFGVFGPILVCAYSVPWIMLILVPLAFLYYDIQKNYRPASRDLKRMGSVSLSPIYAHFSETLSGLPTIRAMKAVKRFNTENEDKLEANQKAQYAGIAAAQWLELRLQMIGCAVVTGIALIAVVEHHTNSVNPGYVGLAISYALGITGKLSDLVKSFTETEKQLVAVERCYQYIEEIESEPRDGQSACPPHWPDKGVLEFRNVSMRYRDNMPWALQGLHLKTHPHEKVGIVGRTGSGKSSIFQSLFRMVNIANGEIFLDNVNIHHMNLSDVRRNLAIIPQEPFLFSGTVRENLDPLGLSSEPELWDSLRKSHLITAVERIGGLHGQVDERGRSLSMGQRQLFCLARAILSPSKLVCVDEATANVDLETDALVQDVLRSSLKDRTVISIAHRIDSVLGTDRVVVMASGQVLESGPPQSLLQDPNSAFAQHVSQN; this comes from the exons ATGATGGCTGGGGCTTTCAATCACACCCCGGCCCCGGGGGGTGGTCCAATTGGGGCCATTGGGGTGTGGGTAGGACTCACCTCGGTCAATCAGACGGCATTGTGCGGCCACCAAGGCTGGCATTTTTGGGACCCGGTCCATCAGAGTCTGGGCGCCTGCTTCACCCGCCTGGTCTTCATCTGTCCTATGCACTTGCTTCTGGCCGTGTTCTCGGCCTATTATGTGGGCTATCGAGTCCGAAACCTGGGTGGGCGGGCCTCGCGGTTGGCCCGCCTGTGTTTGTGGGCCCGCGTGGTAGCGGCCTTGGCTTTGGCGCTCACGCCCTTCGTGGGTTATGTCCTACTTTGGGGCGTGGATGGCGATCCGTTGGCCCAGACGGGATGGTCGCAGATCGTGCAGACCGCCCTGAAAACTTTGGCGTGGCTGGCCCATCTCTTGTACACTCTGGCCCTTTTTAACCGCATTGGTTGGTCGGTTCGAGGCCATCGCAGCCTGCTCCTGATCTTCTCGTTGTGTGCCATGGTGGATTTGATCCAGTATCATAGCCTATTTACCGCCTACCCGCCGGGTCAGAGCCGCCAATCCAACGTCATCTTCAGCTCGGCTTTGATCGAGCTCATCGGGCTGATCGTGTATTTTGTGTCGCTATTGCCCGGACCTTGGGCCCAGGATCCGACCCAGCCCATGTTGCTGCCGGCCGATGAGTTGGAAGATCCCCAATATCGACACGTGCGCCACGCTCAATATTTGGGTGTGGCCAAGGAACACACGCATTGGTTGTCCCGCGTCTCCCTCCAGTGGGTACATCCTCTTATCCGAAAGGGTCAACGCGGTCAGCTTCGCACGGCCGAAGACGTGTTTAATGTCCCTATTGACATGTCCACCCCGGTGAGTAGTCAGCGATTCCAAATGACGCTGAACGAGCTCAAGTCGCCGCATGGCGAAGTGGGCCTGTTTCGGGCTCTTTTCAAGTCGTTTGCCTTGCGATTTTTTACCATCGGGATCTTGAAGTTCGTGGCCGATTGCGCCGGGTTTGCCAGCCCCATTTTGCTCAATCGGTTGGTCTCGTTTATGGAGGACGCGGACGAGGATATTCGATGGGGTTACTTGTATGCGGGTGGACTGACCGTGTCCACTTTCGTAGTAGCCATGTGTAACACGCATTTCAACATGTTCATGAGTGAGCTGGGTCTGAAGATCCGGGCCTCCATCATCACGGCTGTTTATCAACATACTTTGAACGTGACTTCAGCTAACCTGAGTCGATTCAGTATGGGCGAGGTGATCAACTTCATGAGTACGGACACGGATCGAATTGTGAACTTCTCTCCCAGCTTACATGCGGCCTGGAGTTTGCCCTTCCAGTTTACCATCACGATGGTTTTGCTGTATCAGCAAGTTGGCTTGGCATCCCTCGCGGGTGTGGGTTTCACGTTGCTGATGATCCCCTTGAACAAAGTGATAGCGGACACCATTGGCCGTCTCAGCACTAAAATGATGACGGCCAAGGATCAGCGGGTCAAAACCATGTCGGAAGTGCTCTCTGGCATTCGCGTTATCAAATTTTTCACATGGGAAGGCTTCTTCACGGGTCGGGTCACTGACCATCGAAAAGACGAGCTAAAACACTTAAAAGGGCGCAAGTACTTGGATGCCGTGTGCGTCTACTTATGGGCCACCACTCCCGTCATCATTTCCGTGTTGACCTTCACCACGTACGTCCTCATGGGCAACCGTCTGACGGCAGCCAAGGTGTTCACTTCGGTCGCGTTATTTGCCATGCTCACTGGACCTTTAAACGCTTTTCCGTGGGTTCTCAATGGCGTTATAGAGGCCACAGTCTCAATCAAGCGAATCAGTGCCTATTTGGGACTGCCAGAGATCGATCGGAACGCCTACTTTTCAGCAGCCACCGATGAAGTGGAGGAAGAATTGATCTCGGAAACGGATGTGTCCATAACCCGAGcggattttgacatttccacCATTTCGACCTCggagttcaatttcaaattaaaaggCATGGATCTTCGGGTCAACAAGGGAGAATTTGTTGGCATTGTGGGCAGGGTTGGGAGTGGAAAGAGCACTCTACTCACGGCTTTATTGGGCGAATTGTCGCGAACTCGAGGCAGCATATTTGTCAGAGATGCCCGTGAAGGGATAGCGTATGTCCAGCAAGAGCCTTGGCTACAACAGGGCACCGTTCGCGAGAATATCCTTTTCGGCAAGTCTTTCGATCTGAAATGGTACCAAAAAGTCGTGGACGCATGTGCATTGAAGGAGGATTTCAAGCAGCTCGCCTCAGGAGATGACACGAATGTGGGCGAAGCTGGAGTGATGCTAAGTGGTGGCCAAAAGGCTCGGGTGGCTCTGGCCCGAGCTGTCTACCAAGACAAAGATATCTACGTAGTGGACGATATCTTTTCGGCGGTGGACGTACCCGTAGGAAGTCACATCTATCGGAAATGTCTCATGGGCTTGCTGAAAAACAAGACCAGAATATTGTGTACGCATCATCCCCGATTCTTGGCCGGCGCTTCCAGGGCGATTTTGATGGAGAATGGCGAGATCACCGACGAAGGATCACCTAAAGACATTTTGACCAAGGTGGATTTTGATAAAGAGCACACTGCTGCTGGGAGCGAAAGACGCGAGCGAAAAGAAACCGAAAAAGATGATAACCCCGAAGCACACAATGTTGCAGGATCGGACCAAATTGACGACGAGACTCAGATCGTTGGTCATGTAAAGCTGGCAATTTACAAGAACTATTGGAGAGCGGTTGGGAACTTCCTATCAATTACAATCCTCCTCGCCATGGCCTTGATGCAAGCATCCAGGAATTCCACGGACATTTGGCTGGCTCAATGGGTCTCTGAAGATTCAAACCAAAACGGAACCCAGATTCCTCTGTGGGCGGACTCTGGATTATTTTCGCCCGTTCTTGAAGGCGCTTCCGACGAGACTTATCACTTGGTAGTGTACGGCTCGATCGCCGTGTTCAACACCTTTATGAGTCTAGCTCGAGCCTTTCTCTTTGCTTATGGAGGCATTTGTGCCGCTAAGGCCGTCCATGAGAAACTCCTCAACGTCATCATGCGTGCTCGCACGCAGTTTTTTGATAGTACGCCCCTTGGTCGTATCTTAAACCGATTCTCGTCGGATCTTTACACGGTCGACGACAGTCTGCCATTCATCCTGAATATCTTCTTGGATCAAGTTTTCGGCGTGTTTGGACCCATCCTAGTGTGTGCGTATTCTGTGCCTTGGATCATGCTGATCCTCGTGCCTCTGGCTTTCCTGTATTACGACATCCAAAAGAATTATCGACCCGCCTCCCGCGATCTCAAGCGAATGGGCTCCGTGTCCTTGTCACCGATCTACGCGCACTTTTCCGAAACGCTGAGCGGTCTCCCCACCATTCGAGCCATGAAAGCAGTCAAACGGTTTAACACCGAGAACGAAGACAAGCTCGAGGCCAATCAGAAGGCCCAATACGCGGGCATTGCAGCGGCTCAATGGCTGGAATTACGCTTGCAAATGATCGGTTGTGCGGTCGTGACCGGGATCGCCCTGATCGCCGTGGTCGAACATCATACCAATAGCGTGAATCCAGGCTATGTGGGTCTGGCCATAAGCTACGCTTTGGGAATCACAGGCAAGCTCTCAGATTTGGTGAAGAGCTTCACGGAAACGGAGAAGCAGCTCGTAGCCGTGGAAAGGTGCTACCAATACATTGAGGAGATCGAATCCGAGCCCAGGGATGGCCAAAGTGCTTGCCCGCCTCATTGGCCAGATAAAGGTGTGCTCGAATTTCGCAACGTGTCTATGCGATATCGGGACAATATGCCTTGGGCACTTCAAGGGCTCCATTTGAAAACTCACCCCCATGAGAAAGTGGGCATCGTAGGTCGAACGGGTTCAGGAAAGAGCTCCATATTCCAAAGTCTCTTCCGCATGGTGAACATTGCCAATGGTGAGATCTTCTTGGACAATGTGAACATCCACCACATGAATTTGTCGGACGTGCGTCGAAATTTGGCCATCATTCCCCAAGAGCCGTTTCTCTTCAGTGGAACAGTGCGTGAGAATCTGGACCCCCTGGGGCTGAGTTCTGAGCCTGAGTTGTGGGACAGCCTTCGGAAATCGCATTTGATTACGGCGGTGGAACGGATAGGCGGATTGCACGGCCAGGTTGACGAGCGGGGGCGTTCCTTGTCCATGGGACAACGCCAGCTGTTCTGCTTGGCTAGAGCCATCCTCTCACCCTCCAAG TTAGTGTGCGTGGATGAGGCCACGGCCAATGTGGATCTCGAGACGGACGCTTTAGTGCAAGACGTATTACGAAGCTCACTCAAGGATCGAACTGTGATATCCATCGCCCACCGGATCGATTCCGTTCTGGGAACGGATCGAGTGGTGGTCATGGCCTCGGGTCAAGTCCTGGAGAGTGGGCCGCCCCAATCGTTGTTACAAGACCCCAACTCTGCGTTTGCTCAACATGTATCGCAGAATTAA